A portion of the candidate division KSB1 bacterium genome contains these proteins:
- a CDS encoding cache domain-containing protein — protein MSLLPKAPLSISLRTKLILSFVVVVLLSGTIAAWVGFRLIGDVVVRQAQDKVRNDLNTARALYRNKLERIRDVVELTSIRYYVREGMIAGNIKALGRELQRTLEMESLDVLSATDARGRVIFRARNPALAGDSQTEDEIVRRVLLTGQTVAGTTIIPREELLKEGQNLAERARLTVIPTPMAKPRPAGEETSGMMLKAAAPVLDEAGNLLGVIYGGVLLNRYYDLVDTIKQTVYQGEVYKGKEIGSATIFQGDLRIATNVLREDGTRAIGTQVSAAVHDRVLVQGLPWIERAFVVSHWYITAYEPIRNLSGNIIGILYVGMLEQKFADLRRATLFTFMGITLAGVVGALLISIVLANGILKPLRRLAEATRQLAEGDLSHKVHVNSRDEIGTLGHMFNFMAASLLDRDEQLKQRAQQTIMQSERLATVGQLAAGVAHELNNPLGGILLYANLLLEKAKDGDPIKEDLQVIVRETERCRKIVRGLLDFSRQTRLEMTVTDLNKIVTTTLDLVVTQAIFKGITVTRNLAPLLPKVMVDVGQMQQVLINIIMNAAEAMAGSGTLEVATWVTEENGYVVTSIRDTGPGIPEEIRSKIFDPFFTTKPLGKATGLGLSIAFGIIRKHNGIIKVESEVGKGTTFHIKLPVMDAAHERAKR, from the coding sequence ATGTCGTTGCTTCCGAAGGCGCCGCTGAGTATCTCTCTGCGCACGAAGCTCATCCTCAGCTTTGTCGTGGTGGTCTTGCTTTCGGGTACGATTGCGGCATGGGTCGGCTTCCGTCTCATCGGCGACGTCGTGGTTCGACAGGCGCAGGACAAGGTGCGCAACGACCTCAACACCGCCCGGGCTTTGTATCGCAACAAGTTGGAACGCATCCGCGACGTGGTGGAGCTCACGTCGATCCGCTACTATGTCCGTGAAGGCATGATTGCCGGCAACATCAAAGCCTTGGGCAGGGAGCTGCAGCGCACCTTGGAAATGGAGTCACTGGACGTACTGAGCGCCACGGATGCGCGGGGCAGGGTCATCTTCCGGGCGCGCAACCCAGCACTGGCCGGTGACAGCCAGACGGAGGACGAGATCGTGCGGCGCGTGCTGCTGACCGGGCAAACGGTCGCTGGCACCACCATCATCCCGCGCGAGGAACTGCTCAAGGAGGGCCAGAACCTTGCCGAACGGGCCCGCCTCACCGTCATCCCCACGCCCATGGCCAAGCCCCGGCCAGCCGGCGAGGAGACCAGCGGCATGATGCTCAAGGCCGCTGCTCCGGTACTCGATGAAGCCGGAAATCTGCTGGGCGTCATCTATGGCGGCGTGCTGCTCAACCGCTACTACGACCTCGTCGACACCATCAAGCAGACCGTCTACCAGGGAGAGGTGTACAAGGGCAAGGAGATCGGTTCGGCCACCATTTTCCAGGGCGACCTGCGGATCGCCACGAACGTCTTGCGCGAGGATGGCACGCGCGCCATCGGCACGCAGGTCTCGGCGGCAGTACATGACCGCGTGCTGGTGCAGGGCCTGCCGTGGATCGAGCGTGCCTTTGTCGTCAGCCACTGGTACATCACCGCCTATGAGCCCATCCGCAACCTTTCTGGCAACATCATCGGCATTTTGTACGTGGGAATGCTGGAGCAAAAGTTCGCCGACCTGCGCCGCGCCACCCTGTTCACTTTCATGGGCATCACGCTGGCAGGAGTGGTGGGCGCCTTGCTCATCAGCATCGTGCTGGCCAACGGCATTCTTAAGCCGCTGCGTCGTCTGGCGGAGGCAACACGGCAGCTGGCCGAGGGCGACCTTAGCCACAAAGTGCACGTGAACTCGCGAGATGAGATCGGCACGCTGGGGCACATGTTCAACTTCATGGCCGCCTCGCTGCTCGACCGCGACGAACAGCTCAAGCAGCGCGCGCAACAGACCATCATGCAATCCGAGCGCTTGGCCACGGTCGGGCAGTTGGCAGCCGGCGTTGCCCACGAGCTCAACAACCCGCTGGGCGGCATCCTTCTCTACGCCAACCTCCTTCTGGAGAAAGCTAAGGACGGTGACCCGATCAAAGAGGACTTGCAGGTCATCGTCCGGGAGACAGAGCGCTGCCGCAAGATCGTGCGCGGCCTGTTAGACTTTTCCAGACAAACCAGGCTGGAGATGACCGTCACCGACCTCAACAAGATTGTTACCACCACCCTCGACTTGGTGGTCACCCAGGCTATCTTCAAAGGGATCACCGTCACTCGCAACCTTGCTCCGTTGTTGCCGAAGGTGATGGTGGACGTTGGGCAGATGCAGCAAGTGCTCATCAACATCATCATGAACGCTGCCGAGGCCATGGCGGGCAGCGGCACGCTCGAGGTAGCCACCTGGGTGACTGAGGAAAACGGTTACGTGGTCACTTCCATCCGGGACACTGGGCCAGGCATCCCCGAGGAGATCCGGAGCAAGATATTTGACCCCTTCTTCACCACCAAACCGCTGGGCAAGGCAACCGGGTTGGGACTCTCCATCGCCTTCGGCATCATCAGGAAGCACAATGGCATCATCAAGGTGGAGAGCGAAGTTGGCAAAGGGACGACCTTTCACATCAAACTGCCGGTGATGGATGCGGCGCATGAGCGAGCAAAGCGGTAG